The Drosophila bipectinata strain 14024-0381.07 chromosome 2L, DbipHiC1v2, whole genome shotgun sequence genome has a segment encoding these proteins:
- the rl gene encoding mitogen-activated protein kinase ERK-A isoform X4 has protein sequence MRDVYIVQCLMETDLYKLLKTQRLSNDHICYFLYQILRGLKYIHSANVLHRDLKPSNLLLNKTCDLKICDFGLARIADPEHDHTGFLTEYVATRWYRAPEIMLNSKGYTKSIDIWSVGCILAEMLSNRPIFPGKHYLDQLNHILGVLGSPSREDLECIINEKARNYLESLPFKPNVPWSRLFPNADALALDLLGKMLTFNPHKRIPVEEALAHPYLEQYYDPGDEPVAEVPFRINMENDDISRDALKSLIFEETLKFKERQPEKAL, from the exons AGGCTAAGCAATGATCACATCTGTTACTTCCTATACCAGATTCTGCGCGGATTAAAGTACATACATTCGGCAAACGTATTGCATCGGGACTTAAAGCCTAGCAATCTTTTGTTAAATAAGACTTGCGATTTAAAA ATTTGTGACTTTGGATTAGCGCGAATCGCCGATCCCGAACACGATCACACAGGATTTTTAACCGAATACGTAGCAACCCGATGGTATCGGGCTCCTGAAATTATGCTTAACTCAAAAGGATACACTAAGTCCATtgatatttggtcagttggtTGCATTTTAGCAGAAATGCTAAGTAATCGACCTATATTTCCTGGAAAACATTACTTGGATCAACTTAACCACATTCTTGGCGTGCTGGGTTCACCATCTCGTGAAGACTTGGAGTGCATTATTAATGAAAAG gCGCGCAATTATTTAGAATCATTACCATTTAAACCGAATGTACCGTGGTCCAGGCTTTTTCCTAATGCTGATGCATTGGCCTTAGATCTGCTCGGAAAAATGTTGACTTTCAACCCGCACAAGCGAATTCCTGTAGAGGAAGCACTCGCACATCCTTATTTGGAGCAGTATTATGATCCTGGAGATGAG CCTGTAGCAGAGGTACCCTTCCgtataaatatggaaaatgaTGATATATCTAGAGATGCCTTGAAATCATTAATTTTTGAAGAGACGTTAAAATTTAAGGAACGGCAACCAGAAAAGGCCCTCTAA